The following proteins come from a genomic window of Myroides odoratus DSM 2801:
- a CDS encoding M3 family metallopeptidase — MYVKKVIIGVALGAAVFSISCQNQSKWDETNAFYHESELPYHTADFSKIKNKDFKPALLEGMRQQTEAIEKITSTSEEPTFINTIEALELSGFLLTRVSNVFYLLTGAHTNDELIAINNELAPKFAIHTDGIYLNDALFERVKKLYEDRTVLGLNEEQIRLIDVYYERFLQAGANLNAADKEQLKQLNQEIATLTNDFSDKLLAATKSGSISFTKEELEGLSENELASLSQKDGKYTIDLNNTTQQPTLSQLKRKETRDKLFNASWIRAEKGDKNDTRSTIIALTKKRAAKAKLLGFDTYAAWSLQGTMAQNPDNVFSMLSKLSPYAIQAVKEETTLLEEINKSGVALTAADWDYYAEQVRQEKFALNQEELKPYFELDKVLKDGVFFMAKYLYDISYIERTDLPVWHEDVKVYEFFNKDGSQLGLFYTDYFQRDSKQGGAWMSNIVDQSHLTKQLPVIYNVANFPKPAEGQATLLTLDQVVTLFHEFGHALHGLFANQMYPTLSGTNVSRDFVEFPSQFHEHFAFDPVILDNYAKHYQTGYVMPQQFADNIKAAAGFNKGYSLTELLGATLLDLAWHSIDASTEITDADQFEREALEKHGIYSEMVPPRYRSSYFSHIFGGGYAAGYYSYKWSEMIDYDAYAWLIENGGISPRNGEILRKMLFSRGNTVPLDKLYRDFRGKDPNIDAYLKYSGFTQE; from the coding sequence ATGTATGTAAAGAAAGTGATTATAGGCGTTGCATTGGGCGCTGCTGTATTTTCCATCTCTTGCCAAAACCAGTCGAAATGGGACGAAACCAATGCTTTTTATCACGAAAGCGAACTACCTTACCATACAGCTGATTTTTCAAAAATAAAAAACAAAGATTTTAAACCTGCATTACTAGAGGGAATGCGCCAGCAAACGGAAGCTATTGAAAAGATAACATCTACTAGTGAAGAACCGACTTTCATCAATACGATTGAGGCTTTAGAACTATCTGGATTTCTTCTTACTCGAGTAAGCAATGTTTTTTATTTATTAACAGGAGCACATACCAACGATGAGTTAATAGCTATTAACAATGAACTTGCTCCAAAATTTGCCATCCATACTGATGGTATTTATTTAAATGACGCCCTTTTTGAGCGTGTAAAAAAACTATATGAGGATAGAACAGTCCTAGGACTTAATGAAGAGCAGATAAGACTTATCGATGTTTATTACGAACGTTTTTTACAAGCAGGAGCTAATTTGAATGCAGCGGATAAAGAACAATTAAAACAGCTCAATCAAGAAATTGCTACATTAACCAATGATTTTAGTGATAAACTTTTAGCTGCAACAAAATCAGGATCCATTTCTTTTACCAAAGAAGAACTAGAGGGTTTATCTGAAAATGAACTAGCATCCCTCTCACAAAAGGATGGAAAATATACGATTGATCTTAATAATACAACACAGCAACCTACTTTAAGTCAATTAAAACGAAAAGAAACACGTGATAAACTATTCAATGCTTCGTGGATTCGCGCAGAAAAAGGAGATAAAAACGATACGCGTTCAACGATTATCGCTTTAACGAAAAAAAGAGCAGCCAAAGCTAAATTACTAGGTTTTGATACGTATGCGGCTTGGAGTCTTCAAGGGACAATGGCACAAAATCCGGATAATGTTTTTTCGATGTTGTCTAAATTAAGTCCTTATGCTATTCAAGCAGTAAAAGAAGAAACAACCCTATTAGAAGAAATAAATAAATCTGGTGTTGCCTTAACTGCAGCAGACTGGGATTATTATGCAGAACAAGTAAGACAAGAAAAATTCGCCCTGAACCAAGAAGAACTAAAACCTTACTTTGAATTAGATAAAGTACTCAAAGACGGTGTTTTCTTTATGGCGAAATACTTGTATGATATTTCTTACATTGAACGTACAGATTTACCCGTTTGGCATGAAGATGTCAAAGTTTACGAGTTTTTCAATAAAGATGGAAGTCAATTAGGGTTATTCTATACAGATTATTTCCAACGCGACTCAAAACAAGGAGGGGCTTGGATGAGCAATATTGTAGATCAATCGCATTTAACCAAGCAGTTACCTGTAATCTATAATGTAGCTAATTTCCCTAAACCAGCAGAAGGACAAGCTACCTTATTAACCTTAGATCAAGTGGTAACTTTGTTCCATGAATTTGGACATGCGCTACATGGTTTATTTGCGAATCAGATGTATCCAACCTTATCGGGAACTAATGTATCCCGTGATTTTGTTGAATTTCCTTCTCAGTTTCATGAACATTTCGCTTTTGATCCTGTTATTTTAGATAATTACGCCAAACATTACCAAACGGGGTATGTCATGCCACAACAATTTGCAGACAATATTAAAGCGGCAGCTGGTTTCAATAAAGGCTATAGTTTAACCGAATTATTAGGTGCTACCCTACTAGACTTAGCTTGGCATAGTATTGATGCATCAACTGAGATTACCGATGCAGATCAATTTGAAAGAGAAGCCTTGGAAAAACACGGTATTTATTCAGAAATGGTTCCGCCTAGATATCGTTCTTCTTACTTCAGCCATATTTTTGGCGGTGGATATGCTGCGGGATATTACTCGTATAAATGGTCAGAAATGATTGATTATGATGCATACGCTTGGTTAATAGAAAATGGGGGTATTTCACCAAGAAATGGAGAAATTCTACGCAAAATGCTATTCTCTAGAGGAAATACAGTTCCATTAGATAAATTATATCGCGATTTCAGAGGGAAAGACCCGAATATAGATGCTTACCTTAAGTATTCCGGTTTTACCCAAGAATAA